From a region of the Streptomyces sp. NBC_00193 genome:
- a CDS encoding PadR family transcriptional regulator encodes MSIRHGLLALLERGPRYGSQLRTEFESRTGSTWPLNVGQVYTTLARLERDGLVEPGGADTAGHTLYAITETGRHELHAWYERPVDRANPPRDELAIKLAMAVGAPGVDIRAVIQAQRHATVQAMQDYTRLKAQALAAIESGRSGERDDIAWLLVLEQLIFQTEAEARWLDHCESRLVRLSARGELAPAEAEPPEGHDAGHRPAEPSGTAQAPTVPTTPTTTDRSLSRTARTRRV; translated from the coding sequence ATGTCGATCCGCCACGGCCTTCTCGCCCTGCTGGAACGAGGCCCCAGGTACGGGTCTCAGCTCCGCACCGAATTCGAGTCCCGCACCGGTTCCACCTGGCCGCTCAACGTCGGGCAGGTGTACACCACGCTCGCCCGTCTGGAGCGCGACGGCCTCGTCGAGCCCGGCGGCGCGGACACCGCCGGACACACCCTGTACGCCATCACCGAGACCGGCCGCCACGAACTGCACGCCTGGTACGAGCGTCCCGTCGACCGGGCCAACCCGCCCCGGGACGAGCTCGCCATCAAGCTCGCCATGGCCGTCGGCGCACCCGGCGTGGACATCCGCGCGGTCATCCAGGCCCAGCGGCACGCCACCGTCCAGGCCATGCAGGACTACACCCGGCTCAAGGCCCAGGCGCTCGCCGCCATCGAGAGCGGGCGCTCCGGCGAGCGCGACGACATCGCCTGGCTGCTGGTCCTGGAGCAGCTGATCTTCCAGACCGAGGCCGAGGCCCGCTGGCTCGACCACTGCGAGTCCCGGCTCGTACGGCTGTCCGCGCGCGGGGAGCTCGCACCGGCCGAGGCCGAACCGCCCGAGGGCCACGACGCGGGCCACCGCCCCGCCGAACCCTCCGGGACCGCCCAGGCCCCCACCGTCCCGACCACGCCCACGACCACCGACCGGTCTCTTTCCCGCACCGCCCGCACGCGGCGGGTCTGA
- a CDS encoding protein kinase, with the protein MSQDGTQGQYAGGSLAGGRYQLRDLLGEGGMASVYLAYDSALDRQVAIKTLHSELGREQSFRERFRREAQAVAKLSHTNIVSVFDTGEGVVSFADPSVADGAVMPYIVMEYVEGQPLGSVLDGDIRQYGAMPADKALKVTADVLAALESSHEMGLVHRDIKPGNVMMTRRGVVKVMDFGIARAMQSGVTSMTQTGMVVGTPQYLSPEQALGRAVDARSDLYSVGIMLFELLTGRVPFVADSALGMAYAHVQEEPVAPSSINRSVTPAMDALVARALKKNPNERFPTAAAMLDEVARVAGAGHTGAPAIVPGSHPTNSGAGLGSAVFPPVDSALQAPPHSVQQPYQAPHTPMPSAYAPTPPPAPQSGAYGYPQQHQQAPTPAPYSAATPPPYTISPQGGQSSHGPAAGGAGKKKNPVVIGAVVVALVAIGGLIAVLNMGGDGDKDKAGPDTPGSSTSASGPAKTGHKGPDLTRTIDEAKCKEARKGNDPAKVVAPDFRYMNEVSVKACIRAAGWKYTPKPKDEAVYGEGTIVEQQPAGNDEIDPKNTTFTLWISTGDPE; encoded by the coding sequence CAGCGAGCTCGGACGCGAACAGTCCTTCCGCGAACGCTTCCGCCGCGAGGCCCAGGCTGTAGCGAAACTGTCGCACACCAATATCGTCTCGGTCTTCGACACCGGTGAGGGCGTCGTCTCCTTCGCCGACCCCTCGGTCGCCGACGGCGCGGTCATGCCGTACATCGTCATGGAGTACGTCGAGGGGCAGCCGCTCGGCTCCGTCCTGGACGGCGACATCAGGCAGTACGGGGCCATGCCGGCCGACAAGGCGCTGAAGGTGACGGCCGATGTCCTGGCGGCTCTGGAGAGCAGCCACGAAATGGGGCTGGTCCACCGCGACATCAAGCCGGGCAACGTCATGATGACGCGGCGCGGAGTGGTCAAGGTCATGGACTTCGGCATCGCGCGCGCCATGCAGTCGGGGGTCACCTCGATGACGCAGACCGGCATGGTCGTCGGCACCCCGCAGTACCTCTCCCCCGAGCAGGCGCTCGGGCGGGCCGTGGACGCCCGCTCCGACCTGTACTCGGTGGGCATCATGCTCTTCGAGCTGTTGACCGGGCGCGTCCCCTTCGTCGCCGACTCGGCCCTGGGCATGGCGTACGCGCACGTGCAGGAGGAGCCGGTCGCGCCCTCCTCCATCAACCGCTCGGTCACCCCGGCGATGGACGCGCTGGTGGCGCGGGCCCTGAAGAAGAACCCGAACGAGCGTTTCCCCACGGCCGCCGCCATGCTCGACGAGGTCGCGCGGGTGGCGGGCGCCGGGCACACCGGAGCCCCGGCCATCGTCCCGGGCTCGCACCCGACGAACAGCGGTGCGGGCCTCGGCTCGGCCGTGTTCCCTCCGGTGGACTCCGCCCTGCAGGCGCCGCCGCACTCGGTGCAGCAGCCGTACCAGGCGCCGCACACCCCGATGCCGTCCGCGTACGCGCCGACGCCGCCTCCGGCGCCGCAGTCCGGGGCGTACGGGTACCCGCAGCAGCACCAGCAGGCCCCGACCCCGGCGCCGTACTCGGCCGCGACCCCGCCGCCGTACACGATCTCGCCGCAGGGCGGGCAGAGCAGCCACGGCCCGGCCGCGGGCGGGGCCGGCAAGAAGAAGAACCCGGTCGTGATCGGAGCCGTCGTGGTGGCGCTGGTGGCCATCGGCGGGCTGATCGCCGTGCTGAACATGGGCGGTGACGGCGACAAGGACAAGGCCGGGCCGGACACCCCGGGCTCCTCCACTTCGGCGTCCGGTCCGGCGAAGACCGGGCACAAGGGGCCGGACCTCACGCGGACGATCGACGAGGCCAAGTGCAAGGAGGCCCGGAAGGGCAACGACCCCGCCAAGGTGGTGGCGCCGGACTTCCGGTACATGAACGAGGTCTCGGTGAAGGCCTGCATCCGGGCCGCCGGCTGGAAGTACACCCCGAAGCCGAAGGACGAGGCGGTCTACGGCGAGGGGACCATCGTGGAGCAGCAGCCGGCGGGCAACGACGAGATCGACCCGAAGAACACCACCTTCACCCTGTGGATCTCGACCGGCGACCCGGAGTAG
- a CDS encoding ABC transporter ATP-binding protein: MPDQPVLQLDQLVRTHGSGATEVHALRGINLSVYPGELVAVMGPSGSGKSTLLTLAGGLDTPSRGRVIVEGTDITTASRKQLAALRRRSIGYVFQDYNLIPALTAAENVSLPLELDGVSARKARVSALAALEEMNLGQLADRFPDEMSGGQQQRVAIARALVGDRRLVLADEPTGALDSETGESVLALLRSRCDAGAAGILVTHEPRFAAWADRVVFLRDGSVVDETLRSQADSLLFGQAAAQ; encoded by the coding sequence ATGCCCGACCAGCCCGTATTGCAACTGGACCAGCTCGTCCGCACCCACGGCAGCGGCGCCACCGAGGTGCACGCCCTGCGCGGGATCAACCTCTCCGTGTACCCCGGCGAACTCGTCGCCGTCATGGGCCCCTCCGGGTCCGGCAAGTCCACGCTGCTGACCCTCGCCGGCGGACTCGACACCCCGAGCCGCGGCCGGGTGATCGTCGAGGGCACCGACATCACCACCGCGAGCCGCAAGCAGCTGGCCGCCCTGCGCCGCCGCAGCATCGGATACGTCTTCCAGGACTACAACCTGATCCCGGCGCTCACCGCCGCCGAGAACGTCTCCCTGCCCCTCGAACTCGACGGCGTCTCCGCCCGCAAGGCCCGGGTCTCCGCGCTCGCGGCCCTGGAGGAGATGAACCTCGGACAGCTCGCCGACCGCTTCCCCGACGAGATGTCCGGCGGCCAGCAGCAGCGCGTGGCCATCGCCCGCGCGCTGGTCGGCGACCGCCGCCTGGTCCTCGCCGACGAGCCGACCGGCGCCCTGGACTCCGAGACCGGGGAGTCCGTACTCGCCCTGCTGCGCTCGCGCTGCGACGCCGGAGCGGCCGGCATCCTGGTCACCCACGAGCCGCGCTTCGCCGCATGGGCCGACCGCGTGGTCTTCCTGCGCGACGGCAGCGTCGTCGACGAGACCCTGCGCAGCCAGGCCGACTCCCTGCTCTTCGGGCAGGCGGCCGCTCAGTGA